One part of the Chryseobacterium sp. 7 genome encodes these proteins:
- the ribB gene encoding 3,4-dihydroxy-2-butanone-4-phosphate synthase, translating to MSDIKLNTIPEAIEDLKNGKIIIVVDDEDRENEGDFLCAAELTTPEIINFMALHGRGLICMPLPEKRCDELGLEVMVSRSSDPKETAFTVSVDLLGNGTSTGISAGDRAKTILALMDEKSKPTDFMRPGHIFPLRARKGGVLKRAGHTEAAIDLTHLAGLKEGGVICEIMNEDGTMSRLPELHAFAQKHDMKIVSIEDLIHYQLKKGNLVERLEEKKVKTHYGDFDFYAFRETSNDQIHFALTKGAWTVDEPVLVRVQSSDSYFDVLTRLNNGEKPLLEKVTGMVNEAGKGAIIFINNVSNSENTLRKLQQFLNYQDGQEQHPTLAYNYRDYGIGTQILKNLGINKFKVITQNPNIKPQVGGYDVEVTEMVQL from the coding sequence ATGTCCGATATTAAATTAAATACTATTCCAGAGGCTATTGAAGACCTTAAAAATGGTAAAATAATCATAGTAGTAGATGATGAAGACAGAGAAAATGAAGGTGATTTTCTTTGCGCGGCAGAACTGACAACGCCGGAAATTATCAATTTTATGGCACTTCACGGAAGAGGGCTGATCTGTATGCCGCTTCCTGAAAAAAGATGTGACGAGCTTGGCCTTGAAGTAATGGTTAGCAGAAGCAGCGATCCTAAAGAAACTGCTTTTACCGTATCGGTTGACCTTCTAGGTAACGGAACATCTACAGGGATTTCTGCAGGGGACAGAGCAAAAACCATTTTAGCACTGATGGATGAAAAATCCAAACCTACAGATTTTATGAGACCTGGCCACATTTTCCCGCTTCGTGCAAGAAAAGGAGGAGTATTGAAAAGAGCCGGACATACTGAAGCAGCTATTGATCTTACGCATTTAGCAGGATTGAAAGAAGGAGGAGTAATCTGTGAAATTATGAACGAAGACGGTACAATGTCTCGCCTACCTGAACTTCACGCATTTGCACAAAAGCATGATATGAAAATCGTTTCTATTGAAGATCTGATCCATTATCAGCTTAAAAAAGGAAATCTGGTAGAAAGGCTTGAAGAGAAAAAAGTAAAAACGCATTACGGCGATTTTGATTTTTATGCTTTCAGAGAAACTTCTAACGATCAGATCCATTTTGCTTTAACAAAAGGAGCGTGGACTGTAGATGAGCCGGTTTTGGTAAGAGTACAGTCTTCAGATTCTTATTTTGATGTATTAACAAGACTGAACAACGGTGAGAAACCTTTACTGGAGAAAGTAACCGGAATGGTAAATGAAGCAGGAAAAGGAGCTATTATTTTCATCAATAACGTTTCTAACTCTGAAAATACATTGAGAAAGCTTCAGCAATTCCTGAACTATCAGGACGGTCAGGAGCAGCATCCTACATTAGCGTACAATTACAGGGATTATGGAATTGGAACGCAGATTTTAAAGAATTTAGGAATCAATAAGTTCAAAGTAATCACTCAAAACCCGAATATCAAACCTCAGGTTGGAGGATATGATGTAGAGGTTACTGAGATGGTACAACTATAA
- a CDS encoding helix-turn-helix domain-containing protein: MNNHFFDLIEYTNRSVFLTGKAGTGKTTFLNDFVRRTKKKHIVIAPTGIAAINAGGVTIHSMFGLPLRTFLPTTERIDTSLANNIADLMPHFKYRKDKLKLLREVEIIIIDEVSMLRADVLDMMDFSLRFIRRNNQRFGGVQMLFIGDLFQLPPVVRDEHILKMYYNSPFFFDSHAIKEVPIVTIELTKVYRQSDEAFLEILNAIRDGDVANIDFNHLNERYDPDFDMGKESYVYLCSHNKMADEINQEKLAEIKVDPQTYEAKLVGDFKENQFPNEQFLELKIGAQIMFIRNDISGEKKYFNGKLGEIIGLDENEIRVILDESEREIVVKRETWEQKKYFLDTDKNIKEEVLGSFEQFPIKLAWAVTIHKSQGLTFDKVIIDAGKSFTAGQVYVALSRCRTLEGIVLKSKITPEVIFKDNRILHFHTDTIANDHVEAILNQEKYDYSIRKVLRTLDCTWFLKEVEEWNNLSIVTKNIDHVKTKQLYLQLKHEAVNLGKIFEKLERVIFQKVNNFIEQKEEWTEIESKSKGAVNFFFTEIRNKIFDPLKDFYAEIKGAKGLKQYNEEFKSWLEDIEEYLNSLRDIHLLETKLLEEKNDKEINLKIAKVPSQVLTFQLFEQGKTIGEIALERGLVKETVIGHLAKFAEQGLLDIARVITSDKIKAFEEEFYKNPHETLTEWKNALPNHFEFNEIRILINHYNYKKGRNS; encoded by the coding sequence ATGAACAATCATTTTTTTGACTTAATAGAATATACGAACAGAAGCGTTTTTTTAACCGGAAAAGCGGGAACAGGAAAAACGACATTTCTTAATGATTTTGTAAGACGGACAAAGAAAAAGCATATCGTAATAGCACCTACGGGAATTGCCGCGATTAATGCAGGAGGGGTAACCATCCACTCAATGTTTGGTTTGCCGCTGAGAACCTTTCTCCCTACTACAGAAAGGATAGATACCAGTTTGGCTAATAATATTGCCGATCTGATGCCCCATTTCAAATACCGTAAAGACAAACTGAAGCTTCTGCGGGAAGTAGAGATCATTATCATTGATGAGGTTTCGATGCTGAGAGCGGATGTTCTGGATATGATGGATTTTTCTTTACGCTTTATCAGAAGGAATAATCAGAGGTTCGGGGGAGTTCAGATGCTGTTCATCGGGGATTTGTTTCAGCTTCCTCCGGTAGTGAGGGATGAGCATATTCTGAAAATGTACTACAATTCACCTTTCTTTTTTGACAGTCATGCTATTAAAGAAGTTCCCATTGTTACTATTGAGCTTACAAAAGTCTACAGACAATCTGATGAGGCGTTTTTGGAAATTCTGAATGCGATCCGTGACGGAGATGTAGCCAATATAGATTTTAATCATCTCAATGAAAGGTATGATCCTGATTTTGATATGGGGAAAGAATCTTACGTATACCTGTGCTCTCACAATAAAATGGCGGATGAGATCAATCAGGAAAAACTGGCAGAAATCAAAGTAGATCCTCAAACATATGAAGCTAAGCTTGTAGGAGATTTTAAAGAAAATCAGTTTCCAAATGAACAGTTTTTAGAATTGAAAATCGGAGCTCAGATCATGTTTATCCGAAATGATATTTCCGGGGAAAAGAAATATTTCAACGGAAAGCTGGGCGAGATCATCGGATTGGACGAAAATGAAATCCGTGTGATACTGGACGAAAGCGAGAGGGAAATTGTTGTAAAAAGAGAAACCTGGGAACAGAAGAAATATTTCCTTGATACTGATAAGAATATTAAAGAAGAAGTGTTGGGAAGTTTTGAACAGTTTCCGATCAAACTGGCCTGGGCAGTTACTATTCATAAAAGCCAGGGATTAACGTTTGATAAAGTGATTATTGATGCCGGAAAAAGTTTTACTGCCGGTCAGGTATATGTGGCTTTATCCCGTTGCAGAACGTTGGAAGGAATTGTTTTAAAATCAAAAATTACTCCTGAAGTTATTTTCAAAGATAACAGGATTCTGCATTTCCATACGGACACCATTGCTAATGACCACGTTGAAGCGATTCTGAATCAGGAAAAATATGATTACAGTATCAGAAAAGTACTTCGTACCCTGGATTGTACATGGTTTTTAAAAGAAGTAGAGGAGTGGAACAACCTTTCTATTGTAACGAAGAATATTGACCATGTTAAAACCAAGCAGCTTTATCTTCAACTGAAGCATGAAGCCGTAAATCTTGGAAAAATATTTGAAAAACTGGAACGTGTCATTTTTCAGAAGGTTAATAATTTTATTGAACAGAAAGAAGAATGGACGGAGATTGAAAGCAAATCAAAAGGAGCGGTTAATTTCTTTTTTACAGAAATCAGAAATAAAATTTTCGATCCTTTGAAAGATTTTTATGCCGAAATAAAAGGAGCGAAAGGCTTAAAACAATATAACGAAGAATTTAAAAGCTGGCTGGAAGATATTGAAGAGTACCTGAACAGCCTGAGAGACATTCATCTTCTTGAAACGAAACTTTTAGAAGAAAAGAATGATAAGGAAATCAATCTGAAAATTGCTAAAGTCCCGTCACAGGTTCTAACCTTCCAATTATTTGAGCAGGGAAAAACTATTGGAGAAATTGCCTTAGAAAGAGGGTTGGTGAAAGAAACAGTGATTGGTCATCTTGCCAAATTTGCCGAACAGGGATTGCTGGATATTGCCAGAGTTATTACTTCAGATAAGATCAAGGCTTTTGAAGAAGAGTTCTATAAAAATCCACACGAAACATTGACCGAGTGGAAGAATGCGCTGCCAAATCATTTTGAATTTAACGAAATCAGGATTTTAATTAACCATTATAATTATAAAAAAGGGAGGAATTCATAA
- a CDS encoding DoxX family protein codes for MTKNKIIYWASTCLVAIPLLCSGVIYLLNPSIIESAHPNMGFPGYFKTELGVAKILGSIALLIPLPSRVKGFAYSGITIVLISAFITHLSIGDTLKDILIPLFILSILAVSYIYKQKI; via the coding sequence ATGACGAAAAACAAAATTATTTACTGGGCAAGTACCTGCCTTGTTGCTATACCATTGCTTTGTAGCGGGGTAATTTATCTGCTAAATCCATCAATTATTGAATCTGCTCATCCTAATATGGGATTTCCCGGCTATTTTAAAACTGAGCTTGGAGTAGCCAAAATATTAGGTTCAATTGCTTTATTAATTCCTTTACCTTCCAGGGTAAAAGGTTTTGCTTATTCAGGAATAACCATCGTTCTTATTTCAGCATTTATCACCCATTTATCTATTGGAGATACTTTAAAAGATATTCTTATACCCCTTTTTATCCTATCAATTTTAGCGGTATCATATATATACAAACAAAAGATATAA
- a CDS encoding lamin tail domain-containing protein, protein MDLLTMEHKRSGGIFGNFMGSNTNATAGNLEFKTLVKDAVLQYMGPASGNFSGTDGATLSVVNVQNKIKSTMTELDRLYKLDAAYMGYTGNVYEQWKNVDGPRIIAQVPERVSFNLKKWLEYNMAHTLLPNEIPTSSTIKKTDQIQISNPNSGTQVYYTLNGTDPMGNDGVISQEAHLYNGTFTLPVGTYNIMTRAFTTNNWGPKSSKAIKVEDVNPGKFVITGINYKPQTNGDAEFLMITNAGGADLDVSGYTIADAIVYKFPDGTKISPNQTIMLVKDLTLVTGFSQYNKFQWTSGSLSNSGEPITFKDTAGNTIDYVSFGSILPWPTEANGLGSYLKLISSDLNNELPESWEAASISTASAFAKAKTAKSDERKITSDLVPASGQEIKIYPVPMKNILFININEESVISIYNTAGQMVKTKKLSAGKDSIDVSGLSQGGYLVKIQGEKESKVFKATKE, encoded by the coding sequence ATGGATTTACTCACCATGGAGCATAAACGGTCCGGGGGAATCTTCGGAAACTTCATGGGATCAAATACCAATGCTACAGCCGGAAATCTGGAGTTTAAAACTTTAGTAAAAGATGCTGTTCTGCAATATATGGGACCTGCTTCAGGGAATTTTTCAGGAACGGATGGGGCTACTTTATCTGTTGTGAATGTACAGAATAAAATTAAGAGTACCATGACTGAGCTTGACAGATTATATAAGCTTGATGCAGCTTATATGGGCTATACAGGAAATGTTTACGAACAGTGGAAAAACGTAGACGGACCAAGAATTATCGCTCAGGTTCCGGAGAGAGTTTCATTCAACTTAAAGAAATGGCTGGAATATAATATGGCACACACCCTTCTGCCTAATGAAATTCCAACATCTTCTACGATCAAGAAAACAGATCAGATCCAGATCAGCAATCCGAATTCAGGGACTCAGGTTTATTACACATTAAACGGTACTGACCCGATGGGGAATGATGGAGTGATTTCTCAGGAAGCTCATCTGTATAACGGAACGTTTACTTTACCGGTTGGAACATATAACATTATGACACGTGCTTTTACTACAAATAACTGGGGACCAAAGTCTTCAAAAGCAATTAAAGTTGAAGATGTGAATCCGGGTAAATTTGTTATCACAGGAATTAATTATAAGCCTCAAACCAATGGTGATGCAGAATTCTTAATGATCACAAATGCAGGAGGAGCAGACCTGGATGTTTCAGGATATACCATTGCAGATGCTATTGTCTATAAATTCCCTGATGGAACCAAAATTTCTCCAAATCAGACGATCATGCTGGTGAAAGACCTTACATTGGTTACAGGATTCAGCCAGTATAACAAATTCCAGTGGACCAGCGGTAGTCTGAGTAATTCCGGAGAACCTATTACCTTTAAGGATACGGCAGGTAACACAATAGATTACGTATCTTTTGGCAGTATCTTGCCATGGCCGACCGAAGCTAACGGGCTGGGATCTTATCTGAAATTGATTTCTTCTGACCTGAATAATGAACTTCCGGAAAGCTGGGAAGCTGCATCAATTTCTACTGCTTCTGCTTTTGCTAAAGCCAAAACAGCAAAATCGGATGAGCGGAAAATAACATCGGATCTTGTACCGGCAAGCGGCCAGGAGATTAAAATTTATCCTGTTCCTATGAAAAATATTTTATTCATCAATATAAATGAGGAATCCGTGATTTCAATTTATAATACTGCAGGACAGATGGTGAAAACAAAAAAGCTTAGTGCAGGAAAAGATTCTATTGATGTATCCGGACTTAGTCAAGGTGGATATCTTGTAAAGATTCAGGGTGAGAAAGAATCTAAAGTTTTCAAAGCAACAAAAGAGTAA
- a CDS encoding M12 family metallopeptidase translates to MNKKSNSLFYRQILTGRTVFMSFLIAATLFSCSKNNEEISSEAQTNAFNADNLKKGKLGGQDIIYERKNGMNFFEGDMVLSDKQLSEGNEVNKGGASYSRWPSGKIYYTIASNMGSINVNKINSAISEYNSKTNTQWIYRTNQSNYVEFIFGSSSGSDGWAHIGYQGGKQTVSLDQYISVGSVIHEMGHTVGLYHEHTRKDRDQYVKILWNNIQSGQSYNFNIYSSGTDIGPFNINSVMMYWPTSYSKNGQPTITRADNSSFTYNRTGFTTGDINTINAMYP, encoded by the coding sequence ATGAACAAAAAATCAAACAGTCTGTTCTATCGGCAGATCCTGACAGGAAGAACTGTCTTTATGAGTTTTCTTATCGCTGCAACATTATTTTCATGTAGTAAAAACAATGAAGAAATTAGCTCTGAAGCACAAACCAATGCCTTCAATGCAGACAATCTTAAGAAAGGGAAATTAGGAGGTCAGGACATTATCTATGAAAGAAAAAATGGAATGAACTTTTTCGAGGGAGATATGGTTCTTTCTGACAAGCAATTATCCGAAGGTAATGAAGTCAATAAAGGTGGTGCAAGCTATTCAAGATGGCCAAGCGGTAAAATTTATTATACCATTGCCAGTAATATGGGTTCTATCAACGTTAATAAAATCAATTCCGCTATCAGCGAGTATAACAGCAAAACCAATACTCAATGGATCTACCGTACTAATCAGTCTAATTATGTAGAATTTATTTTCGGAAGTTCATCCGGATCGGATGGCTGGGCTCATATCGGGTATCAGGGCGGAAAACAAACTGTTTCTTTGGACCAGTATATTTCTGTAGGCTCGGTAATTCATGAAATGGGACATACCGTGGGACTTTACCATGAACACACCCGTAAAGACAGAGATCAATATGTAAAAATTCTGTGGAACAATATCCAAAGCGGGCAGTCTTATAATTTTAATATCTATAGTTCCGGAACAGATATAGGGCCATTCAATATCAATTCGGTGATGATGTATTGGCCGACATCTTATTCTAAAAACGGACAACCAACAATTACAAGAGCTGACAACAGCAGTTTCACGTATAACAGAACCGGATTTACAACCGGAGATATCAATACTATTAATGCTATGTATCCTTAA
- a CDS encoding LLM class flavin-dependent oxidoreductase → MKNFEISVLDLAPVKQGKSIHDTFQDSLSLANHAENLDYKRFWLAEHHNMESIASSATSVLIGFIANGTKKIRVGSGGIMLPNHSSLVIAEQFGTLESLFPGRIDLGLGRAPGTDGLTAQALGRNPAIINEQFPRQILELQRYFSKENSDAMVRAIPGEGLDVPLYILGSSTDSAWLAAELGLPYAFAGHFAPEQMEMAFKIYREHFESSKYADKPYIIACVNGVAAETSEEAHKISTTLFQAFINIVRNDRKPFAPPVDDMDEIWSPMEKSMVLQKLRYTFIGDQAEVQEKLKDFQERFQVDELMINSHIYDHQKRLRSYEIFREAANSIQSVINHS, encoded by the coding sequence ATGAAAAATTTTGAAATTTCTGTTTTAGATCTTGCACCGGTAAAGCAAGGTAAAAGCATTCATGATACTTTTCAGGACAGCTTATCATTAGCTAATCATGCTGAAAATTTAGACTATAAAAGATTCTGGCTGGCGGAACACCATAATATGGAGAGTATTGCAAGCTCAGCAACTTCTGTTTTAATTGGTTTCATCGCCAATGGAACAAAAAAAATCAGAGTAGGTTCAGGAGGAATTATGCTTCCCAACCACAGCTCTCTGGTTATTGCAGAACAGTTCGGAACTTTAGAATCTCTTTTCCCGGGAAGAATTGATCTTGGATTAGGAAGAGCGCCAGGAACAGATGGGTTAACAGCTCAGGCTTTAGGAAGAAACCCTGCTATCATCAACGAACAGTTTCCAAGACAGATTCTCGAGCTTCAAAGATATTTTTCAAAAGAAAACTCAGATGCAATGGTTCGTGCCATTCCAGGAGAAGGTTTGGATGTTCCGCTTTATATTCTGGGATCAAGTACAGACAGTGCATGGCTGGCTGCGGAATTGGGATTGCCTTATGCATTTGCAGGACATTTTGCTCCAGAGCAGATGGAAATGGCTTTTAAAATATACAGAGAGCATTTTGAATCTTCAAAATACGCAGATAAACCTTATATCATTGCCTGCGTAAATGGTGTTGCAGCCGAAACATCTGAAGAAGCTCATAAAATTTCGACTACTTTATTTCAGGCATTCATTAATATTGTAAGAAATGATAGAAAGCCCTTTGCTCCGCCTGTGGATGATATGGATGAGATCTGGTCACCTATGGAAAAATCTATGGTGTTACAAAAATTAAGATATACGTTTATCGGGGATCAGGCTGAAGTTCAGGAAAAACTTAAAGATTTTCAGGAAAGATTCCAGGTAGATGAACTTATGATCAATTCACATATTTATGACCATCAGAAAAGATTGAGATCTTATGAGATTTTCAGAGAGGCAGCGAACTCTATCCAAAGCGTAATAAACCATTCATAA